GTCTCGGCGCTTCGTGGGACGGGGATCGGGAACTCGCCGCCGGAGAGAAACTCGGCTTCTTGTCCGGTGATAGTCGTCAAGGTAGGCTCCGCCAGCACCCGCCCGAGGCCTTTTTGCCGGGACGCGGAGATCGCCGTCTCGAACAAGAATTGCCCGGTGAGGTAGCTAAGAAAGAGCCCCGACGGGTCGATGGTGGGCACATTCCGCGTCAGATCTTGAACGTCGGGTCCGATGATGGTGTCGCCGCCCAAGATCGGGATGTTACGCTGGGCCGATTCACCGTCCGGCGTCAACACGTCGAAGAGGCCGTCGGGGAGCGCCGCGCCGCCTTTGTTCAAGCCGCCTGAGACGTCGTCGCCCAAGTGCAGCAAGTTAGTGTTCGGTTCGATACGCTTGAGCACGTCGCGAGCGATCTCCGCCACCTTGATTTCGAGCATGACCTGCTGTGCCCCGGCGATCTGCATCATATTAACCACGGCGTCAGGGCCACAGTTCTGCTGGCCGGAAGCTCCTCCAGCGGGGGCGGCGCCCGCGGCGTTCGGATCGCTCGGTTGAATAGCAGGCGCGCATTCCGGCGAGAAGCTCGCGCCGAGCTGCAGCGCCGCGTTCATCTTGACCAAGCTCGAGACCTCGCCGCTCATGATGATCTTCCCTTGGGAAGAGTGCACTTTGATGCGCTCGCCCGGCAGCAGCTCGAACAGCTTGAATTTTAAGTTCTCCAGGTCGTGCGTCACTTCGATGTCGAAGGCATCGACGATGCGTTCTGATTTATCCCAGACGACCACGTTTGTGGTGCCCAGGCCCCTGCCCACGAGGTAGAGTTGCTGGCTCGGCATCACCAGGATATCGGCGACGCCGGCGTTCCCGATGGAAACCTTCGCCGCCGGCCGCGATAGGGAGATGATGCCGGATTTATGCAGCGAAACTTGGAACTTTCCTTGCCGGGTCTGCCGCAACACCAGGTCCGCGCGTTCGA
This is a stretch of genomic DNA from Pseudomonadota bacterium. It encodes these proteins:
- a CDS encoding pilus assembly protein N-terminal domain-containing protein — its product is MANRKAIVIVAPGQGDRALCAVLVWCRKDAKVLPEDMEKGAYMRQLFQSLTPLVRRPDAAAGHCLWFVLGVTVLANAAWAVERADLVLRQTRQGKFQVSLHKSGIISLSRPAAKVSIGNAGVADILVMPSQQLYLVGRGLGTTNVVVWDKSERIVDAFDIEVTHDLENLKFKLFELLPGERIKVHSSQGKIIMSGEVSSLVKMNAALQLGASFSPECAPAIQPSDPNAAGAAPAGGASGQQNCGPDAVVNMMQIAGAQQVMLEIKVAEIARDVLKRIEPNTNLLHLGDDVSGGLNKGGAALPDGLFDVLTPDGESAQRNIPILGGDTIIGPDVQDLTRNVPTIDPSGLFLSYLTGQFLFETAISASRQKGLGRVLAEPTLTTITGQEAEFLSGGEFPIPVPRSAET